One segment of Nostoc piscinale CENA21 DNA contains the following:
- a CDS encoding C1 family peptidase, which translates to MKKIAYILIEIKSILKSSKRDSTIQDSPETQNLLTNNTTTPSNPLKNKPLKKPLFKISTSSLEEENIPQNNPVNTSEELSGKLNNSLLFPIGSSLLQKIKTEIDQPKKAKTNETKNKPSNEQSVFLFLPEFVDLSYWCSPVEDQGSLNSCTAHAGIALIEYAQKKSSGNYTDASPLFLYQVTRNLMQREGDSGASVRDTMKAMVAFGVCPEEYWPYNEDKFNEEPTSFCYSFAENYKTIKYFRLDYGQISKYALLSQVKLLLVSEIPCIFGFTLYNSVYDEVNFSRGHIPLPSKRDKVIGGHTVVAVGYHDRKIIENEDGERFEGALLIRNSWGNRWGQGGYGWMPYDYITRGLTADWWSLLKAEWLATGRFGASASAWNANKGNGDGNNTGDDQPKDEESN; encoded by the coding sequence ATGAAAAAAATTGCTTATATCTTGATAGAAATTAAATCTATCTTGAAAAGTAGCAAGAGAGATAGCACGATTCAAGACTCTCCAGAAACCCAAAATTTACTGACGAATAATACTACAACTCCTAGTAATCCCCTAAAAAATAAACCCCTGAAAAAACCTTTATTTAAAATTAGTACTTCGTCACTCGAAGAGGAAAATATTCCACAAAACAATCCTGTTAATACCAGTGAAGAGCTTTCAGGAAAATTAAATAATAGTTTGTTGTTTCCGATTGGTAGCAGTCTCCTTCAGAAAATTAAAACAGAGATAGACCAGCCAAAAAAAGCAAAAACAAATGAAACAAAAAATAAACCAAGTAATGAGCAAAGCGTATTTTTATTCTTACCAGAATTTGTAGATTTAAGCTATTGGTGTTCTCCTGTGGAGGATCAAGGTTCCTTAAATTCTTGTACAGCCCATGCGGGAATTGCCTTAATAGAGTATGCACAAAAAAAGAGTAGTGGTAACTATACAGATGCTTCTCCTTTGTTTCTCTACCAAGTTACCCGTAACTTGATGCAACGAGAAGGCGATTCAGGAGCTTCTGTAAGAGATACAATGAAGGCGATGGTTGCATTTGGAGTTTGCCCAGAAGAGTACTGGCCTTACAATGAAGATAAGTTTAATGAAGAACCAACATCTTTTTGTTATTCCTTTGCTGAAAACTACAAAACAATCAAATATTTCCGCCTAGACTATGGTCAAATCTCTAAATATGCACTCCTCTCGCAAGTCAAATTGCTGCTAGTTTCTGAAATTCCTTGTATATTTGGATTCACCCTTTATAATTCTGTCTACGATGAGGTGAATTTCAGTAGAGGACATATCCCTTTGCCCAGCAAACGAGATAAAGTCATTGGTGGTCATACTGTAGTTGCAGTTGGCTATCATGACCGCAAGATTATCGAAAATGAGGATGGTGAGCGATTTGAAGGAGCTTTGCTAATTCGTAACTCTTGGGGAAATCGTTGGGGTCAAGGTGGTTACGGTTGGATGCCTTATGATTACATCACTAGAGGACTTACAGCTGATTGGTGGTCACTCCTCAAAGCAGAATGGTTAGCAACTGGCCGTTTCGGCGCAAGCGCAAGTGCTTGGAACGCAAATAAAGGAAATGGAGATGGGAATAATACGGGAGATGATCAGCCAAAAGATGAGGAATCTAACTAA
- a CDS encoding metallophosphoesterase, which translates to MHWLLSGPLSVEKLTVKIAGLPASLQGKKLVQMSDFHYDGAGLSDEMLEEAIALSNQIKPDLVILTGDYVTTSPQPIHDLVLKLKQLQTQAGIYAVLGNHDIYYRYSKTEITKALTKIGVHVLWNEVVYPFGNELALVGLADRYSPEFNPAPVMEQLNPNIPRIVLSHNPDTAEILQAWRVDLQLSGHTHGGQIVIPGLGAVVAYRKNILQLIPSKIRRCFPLLRRDNFVLRHWEWAQGLHRVGRNLLYVNRGLGTYSPGRLFCPPEVTVITLQRE; encoded by the coding sequence ATGCACTGGTTATTATCTGGGCCGTTGAGTGTAGAAAAATTAACGGTGAAGATTGCGGGTTTACCTGCATCGTTACAAGGTAAGAAGTTGGTGCAGATGTCAGATTTTCATTATGATGGTGCGGGTTTATCGGATGAGATGTTGGAGGAAGCGATCGCTCTTAGCAACCAAATCAAACCAGATTTAGTCATCTTAACAGGTGATTATGTTACCACAAGTCCCCAGCCAATTCATGACTTAGTTTTAAAACTCAAACAATTGCAAACTCAAGCAGGTATTTATGCTGTCCTGGGTAATCATGATATCTATTACCGCTACTCAAAAACAGAAATTACCAAGGCTTTAACTAAAATTGGCGTGCATGTTTTATGGAATGAAGTCGTTTATCCCTTTGGGAATGAATTAGCATTAGTCGGACTCGCGGATAGGTATTCACCAGAGTTCAACCCTGCACCTGTAATGGAGCAGTTAAACCCAAATATACCCCGCATTGTGCTATCCCATAACCCCGACACGGCGGAAATATTACAAGCTTGGCGGGTAGATTTGCAATTATCTGGTCATACTCATGGTGGTCAAATAGTCATTCCGGGACTAGGGGCGGTGGTTGCTTATCGTAAAAACATACTGCAACTCATACCCTCCAAAATCCGGCGTTGCTTTCCCTTATTACGCCGAGATAACTTTGTCCTCCGTCATTGGGAATGGGCGCAGGGTTTACATCGTGTAGGAAGGAATCTGCTATATGTCAACCGTGGTTTAGGAACTTATTCTCCCGGAAGGCTATTTTGTCCGCCAGAAGTAACAGTTATTACCTTACAAAGAGAATAA